A DNA window from Ctenopharyngodon idella isolate HZGC_01 chromosome 10, HZGC01, whole genome shotgun sequence contains the following coding sequences:
- the LOC127519795 gene encoding uncharacterized protein LOC127519795 yields the protein MVLAFILFSLCLWHLVGVFGDDADEVKSVSVMKGDSVTLNIDVTETQKYLLIQWTFGSTRIAEVNRLTQTNSTYDGPDERFRDRLKLDQTGSLTITNTTTTDSGLYQLTIVSRGSSYINFNLTVYDVTNEVKSVSVMEGDSVTLNTDLTEVQKYLLIQWMFGSTRIAEVSRLMQTSSTYDERFRDRLKLDQTGSLTITNTKTTDSGLYKLTIVSKETSYMSFNVKVYATPQYSSSSERSASSNCVSSSCALNNSTINQTEDANITDLYQPSSDHIHCCGFTEAVIRLVVSALVGVATVAVLVYDIRSTRSELIRTKDTRHHHQTHRVKSDQQYELSRRFRYPDIKQNIY from the exons ATGGTtcttgcttttattttgttctcGTTGTGCTTGTGGCATCTGGTTG gtgtgtttggtgatGATGCAGATGAAGTgaagtcagtgtcagtgatgaagggagattctgtcactcTAAACATTGATGTTACTGAAACACAGAAATATTTGTTGATACAGTGGACGTTCGGAAGCACTCGAATAGCTGAAGTCAACAGGCTCACGCAAACCAACTCAACGTATGATGGTCCGgatgagagattcagagacagactcaAGCTGGATCAAAccggatctctgaccatcacaaacactaCAACCACAGACTCTGGACTTTATCAACTAACAATTGTCAGCAGAGGGTCCAGTTACATTAATTTCAATCTTACAGTCTATG ATGTGACAAATGAAGTgaagtcagtgtcagtgatggagggagattctgtcactcTAAACACTGATCTTACTGAAGTACAGAAATATTTGTTGATACAGTGGATGTTCGGAAGCACTCGAATAGCTGAAGTCAGCAGGCTCATGCAAACCAGCTCTACATAtgatgagagattcagagacagactgaagctggatcaaaccggatctctgaccatcacaaacaccaaaACCACCGACTCTGGACTCTATAAACTAACAATTGTCAGCAAAGAGACCAGCTACATGAGTTTTAATGTTAAAGTCTATG CGACTCCACAATATTCTTCATCATCAGAAAGATCAGCAAGCTCAAATTGTGTGTCGTCCAGCTGTGCGTTGAACAATTCCACCATCAACCAGACTGAGGATGCCAACATTACTGATCTCTATCAGCCAAGTTCAG aTCACATCCACTGTTGTGGTTTTACTGAAGCTGTGATCCGATTGGTCGTCTCTGCTCTGGTGGGTGTAGCTACTGTTGCTGTGCTGGTTTATGACATCAGGTCTACAAGAAGTGAGCTGATCAGAACAAAAGATACCAGACATCACCATCAGACCCATCGAGTAAAATCAGACCAACAGTATGAATTGAGCAGAAGGTTTAGATATCCAGATATAAAGCAAAACATATATTGA